TCGCGATCGAGATCGGGTTGGATATCTCGCGGGCGTCCATCACCCAGATGTGCTTGAGCCCGTCCTCGAGATTGTCGAGCACGGCCTCGTCGAGCACCACGATGAGATCGCGGTCCGGGAGCGGCAGACAATTGTGGGTGCCTCCGCCGAAAGGCGGTGACCAGTTGCGGTGCACGATCTTTCTCGGGGCGTGACGGTCCTTGACGTCGATCAGGACCATGCCGGCGTCACGCCAGGCCGCATAGGCGACGTCACCGTGCACGATCGCATGATGGAGGCCAAACCTGCGTCCAGAGGTCCAGCTCGGCCTCTCGCCGGCCGCGGCGTTCATTCCCTCCAGCCAGAACCTGCCTGCTTCCACAGGACGCGTGGGATCGCTCATGTCCACGGTCATGAAGATGTAGTCGGTGAAGCCGTCAAGCAGCGCAGACACATAGGCCCAGCGCCCTCCGGTGTACCAGATGCGATGTATCCCCCCGCCGTCGACGGGCATGAAGCCGATCTTGCGCGGCGCCTCGGGCCGCGAAATGTCGTAGACGGAGAGTCCGGCGGTCCAGTCCCGGCCTCCGGAGGCTTGTTGTGGCGCGGCGGTCCCGACCTTCTCGCCCAGTGAACCCGTGTAGTACGCCCTCTCATCCTGAAAGATGCTCGCGGCGAACATGTCCTTGGCTTCGATCACCAGAAGAAGGTCGCCGTGGGTCTGCAGATGGATGTTCCAGGTGTTCGGCGGGGCTGCGACATAGGCAGCGGCGCGCGGGTTGGCGGGATCACGCACGTCGATCACGCTGAACCCTTTCGAGAACATGTGGCCGACATAGGCATGTCCCCGCTCGACCATGACCTGGACGCCATCGCTGCGACCGGCCTGATCGCTGTAGCCGACCAGGCGCATGTTGCGGGCAAATTCCGGTCGGATGTGTCGATCCGTCGCCATCGTTCACGGCCGCAGAAAATGGTCCGCCGCGGTGTTGCGCAGCAGATCGTCATAATCATGTGTGGCGGCGCCATCCGCTTGCGTCAGAAGAGCGCCGAGCTCGCGGCCTCGCGCGACGACGCGATCCCCGATCGGCTTGCGGATGTCGTTGAACGTCCGCAAGCCGGCCGTGACGTCGTCGCCTGCGGCCGCAAGCGAGTCCGCGAGGCATTTTGCATCTGCCGCGCCTTTGGTGACCCCGAGGCCGACGTGCGGACGCCCGACGAAGGCGGCGTCTCCGATCAGCGCGACCCGGCCGAAAACCATGGCGGGAGAGGCGAGATCGTAGATCGGCGTGAAGAAGGCGGTCTTCACTGCGCGCAGGACTTGCAACATCGGTGCGCACATGAAGGCCTCGGCAGCTTCTCTCATCTCGCGCACGACGTCTGCCCTGACGAGCGGAGGCGGAATCGAGATCGCATGTGCGCGGCCGCTGTCGTCCGTGAGCATGTCGTCCAGACGCGCCTGGTCCGTGTTGCGATACCAGACGAAATTGTATCGACGCTTTCCGGGCCGCAGATCGTTGTCCGGCCCCGCGATCGGATAGCCTATCACTTCGTGTCCGGGCGCGACGAAGAACGTGAACTTCTCGAATACGGCCGCGTGGGTTTCAGCGTCGAGATCGGCTTCGTCGACAAGCGCGCGCCATATCACATACCCGGCGTAGATCGGCTGAACCGCCGGGGCGAGCCGGTTCCGCGCTGCCGAGCGGAAGCCGTCGGCGGCAACCAGCAGATCGGCCCGTTCGGTGTGGCCGTTCTCGAAACGGACGGTGACGCCGTCGTCGTCCTGCGCGAAATCCAACAGATTGTGATTGAGGTGATATGAGCCCTGCGGCTGTACGCTGCGGCAAAGATTCTGCAGGCGGTCCCACGAGGTGACGATTTGCGGATGGTGGTGATGTCCGATCACACGGCTTTCGCGGTCGAACAGCACGCGATCTTCGACATAAACGCCGAGATCTGCGATCCCGGCGCCGCTTTCGACCAGAATGTCCTGCAATTCCCCGTGGCTGACGATGCCGGCGCCGCGCCCCTTCAGTTCGACGTCGGAACGCTCGAACACGTCGACCGACCATCCGGCCTTTCGCAGCAAGGCGGCCGCAAACAAGCCGGAAATCGAACCTCCGACGACGACGGCTCTTTTGCCCATGGCTGTCGCTCCCAGTTAATTATCGATCGATAAATAACAGGGCGACCCTTCCCGAGTCAAGCAGAGCGATTGCTAGCGGTGTTTGGCGACGACGGCGGGCATTCCCTTCAACAAATTGTCCACGCTCGCCTCGATGAAGGCGGGGAGGTCGAGATGGACCGGGACGCCATAGGCAAAGCGTCGGACCCCGTAATAGAAGATGCCGCCGTGGAAATCCCAATACAGCTCAAGTTCAAGGCCGCTGATCGGCCCGCTCCTGGCAATGCCGTTCTCGGCGCGGATCTCGGCGCACACCCTCTTGTGGACGCGTTCTTCCACAAATTTGATGTACCAGCGGTTGAGGTCCAAAGCCTTCAGCCCGGCGAAGAGGAAGATGCGCATCCACTTCGGATGAAAGATGACGTCGGTATAGCTGTTGTAGAACTCAATCAGCCGATCCCGCAGTGGGCGCGAGCGATCCTCGAGGAGATGCTCCCACTCGATGCGCCATCGCGACAGGAATACCTCGCTATAGACGGCCTGAAGAAGGTCGTCCTTGTTAGGAAAATAGCGAAAAATAAGCGGTTGCGTGACGCCAAGCCGCGCGGCGAGGGGACGCGTGCCGGCATCGAAGCCGACTTCCGCGAAATATTTGATGGCTTCCTCGACGATCAGCTTCTTCCGTGCGTCCGGCGATAGCCGGGCACTGCGGGATGGCTTGGCGCCGGCGGCAAGCGCTTTCCTGGCCGGTTTTGCCGCCTTCTTCCGTTTGCTTGCCCTGGTCCGGACCCGCGAAGTGTCTAGATTGGTCACGTTATCTCTCTTGGCTAAGGGCGTCAGGCGAGGCTGACTGGCTATCGGCTGCATGCACTGGTTGTCGAAGCGGCCACGAGCCGCCGGCCACGGGTCCCGAACTGTCCCATAGCACGGTCTCCCGGGCGCTCTCGACCCGGCGCTTCCGAGATAATCTCCGAAAAATTGCGCTGGATCAAAGACAAACGCGCCCAGTTGACTCTTGACGCAATTTATCGTTTGCTAAATACTAATTGAGCGATCGATAAATAAAATCGGTTTTCGACAGCTGCAAGGAGGCAACCGTGACGTCCCATCCTCGTTCGGGCGGCTTGAGCCGCCGTTCCGCGTTCAAAGTCGCCACCGGCGCCATGCTTTTCTCCGCGCTTGGTCGGCCGGCCAGTGCGCAGCCGGCACCGATCAAGGTGGGTTTCCCGGTGCCGCTCACCGGCCCCTACGGCTCCGAGGCGGCAGACCAGGTGCGCTGCGCCCAACTCGCGATCGAGGACTTCAATCGGACGGGCGGGCTCAACGGACGGCCGGCAGAGCTGCTCGTCAGGGACGACAAGCTTAATCCCGCCGAGGCGGTCAGCCGGACCCTTGAGCTGATCGAGAAGGACAAGGTCGACATGGTCGTCGGATCGCTTTCGGGCGCGGTGCAGCTCGCGGTCAACGATGCCTGCAAGGCGAGGGGCATGATCTACAACGCACTCAGCCTTTCCGACCGGATCAACGAAGCCTCGGACTTCGGACCCACGACCTATCACGAGGGAATGGCGCCGCACTTCTCCGTCGGAGCGCTCGGGCGCTACGTGTTCGCGAACATGGGCAAGAAGGTGGCCTATCTTATCGCAGACTACGAGTTCGGATACGAGATGCGGCGCGCCTTCCAGACGATCGGCGACCAGATGGGCGCGCAGGTCGTTGCCGAAGTGAAGCATCCGCTCGGCGCGCAGGACTTTAGCAGCCTGTTTCCGAGGTTCATCAGCGCCAAGCCCGACATTCTGTGCGTCCTCAATTTCGGCCGCGATCAGCTCAACGCGCTGAAGCAGGCCAACGAGTTCGGCCTGAAGGATCGCATGAAGATCGTCGTCGGCGCCCTTTCCAGCACCCAGAGGATCGCGGGCGGCGCCGACGCCTACGCCGACGTGGTCGGCGCTTCCAACTATTACTGGGCGGCCGAGGACATGTACGCCTCGTCAAAGGCCTTCAACGCTGCCTACGCCGCGAAATACAAGGGCGGCGTGCCGTCCGACTACGGCAGCTACGGCTACGGCGGCGTCCGCTCGATGTTGGAGCTCGCCAGAAAGGCGGGAGCCGTCGATCCTGCGGCGCTCTCTGCCGCCGTCGGAACGGGGTTCGACTTCGATCTCTACAAGGGCCCGCAAAGGATCAGGGCATGCGACCACCAGTCGGTGCAGTCGGTGTTCATCCTGAAATCAAAATCCGAAGCGCAGATGAAGACAACACACGACACGTTCGAAATCGTCTCCGTTGCCCAGGCAGACGAGGGCATGCTGCGGAGCTGTGCCGAACTCGGTCACAAGAGCTAGGAGCCGTTCATGGGTGACGTCTCCCTCGGGCTCCTCGAACTGCAGTTCCTGACGGGTCTCGCGCTGGGCTGCATCTTCGTGCTCGTCGCGACCGGCCTCACGCTGATCTTCGGGCTCCTTAACGTGGTCAATTTCGCGCATGGCGCGTTCTACGCGACTGGTGCCTATCTCGGCGTATTTGCCTTCGGTTTGACCGGAAGCTTCTGGATTTCGCTGGTCGCCGTTCCGCTCGGGATGGCCGCTTTGGGAATGGCGATCGAGAAATTCCTGCTGCGGCCTTTGTATGGACTTGATCCGAGTTATCCGCTGCTTGCCACGTTTGGTGTCGGCTACGTGCTGGTCGAGCTGATCCGTATCCTGTTTGGCACGGACGGCATCCCGTTCAGCGCACCCGGGGCGTTTCGCGGAAGTGTTCTGCTCGGCGACATATCCTTTCCGCGCTACCGGATCTTCGTGATGTGCGCGACCGTCGCGTTGCTGACCGCGCTGTGGCTGTTCATCGAGAAGACCTCTTATGGCCTGATCGTGAGGGCCGGCGCAAAAAGTCCCGAGATCGTCGAAGTGCTCGGCGTCGATACGTCCAAGGTATGGCTGCTCGTGTTCGCGATCGGTACGGCAGTCGCGGGCCTCGCCGGCTTCCTTGCTGCGCCGATGCGCGGGGTCATTCCCGAGATGGGTGTCAACGTCCTGATCGAGGCGTTCGTGGTGACGGTGGTCGGCGGAATGGGATCGCTGGCCGGCGCCGTGATCGCCGGATTGGCGATGGGGGTCATCATCAGCATCACCTCGTTCTTCGCCGCGGATTTTTCCAATGTGGTGATGTTTGCGATCATGGCCGCGGTGCTGCTGGTGCGGCCGCAGGGCCTGTTTGGACGATTGGATGCGGCAAGATGAGGCTCATCGCGGTGCAGACACAATGCAATGAGGCCTCATTGGTCGACGAGCGACCGTCGCCGTTTGGGTGGCCGGAACGCCATCGTGTGCTGGTTTCCGCCGCGGTCCTGGCGGCGCTGCCCGCGGTAGCGCCGCATCCGGCCCTCGCGATCAACATCCTGATCTATGGTCTGTTCGCGACCGGGTTTAACCTGTTGTTCGGCTATACCGGGCTTCTTTCGCTCGGGCACGCCGCCTTCTTCGGTGCAGGCGCCTATGGCTGCGGCTTGGCGATTGTTGCGCTCCATCTGCCCTGGTATGCGGCCATTCTCGGCGGCATCGCGTTCGCCGCGCTCGCCGGTGCGGTCATCGGCGGACTCGCGATCCGGACCAGCGGGGTCTATTTCGGCATGGTAACCTTGGCGCTCGCGCAGTGCCTCTATTTTATCTTCTATCAATGGACGTCCGTGACCGGAGGCGAAAGCGGATTGCGCGGCGTGTCGGTGCCGGCGATAGACCTCGGGCCGCTTCATCTGTCCCTGCTGGATCCGCTTTCAAAATTTTATTTCCTGCTGTTCTTCGTCGTCCTGGCCCTGGCCGCCTTCTCACGCATCCTCGAATCGCCGTTCGGCGCCGTCATCGAAGGTATCCGGGAGAACGAAAACAGGGCGAGGGCATCGGGATACGCGCTGCGGTCGACCAAATGGATGAGCTTCGTGCTGTCGGCGGCCTTTTGCGGCCTGGCTGGAGCGCTCAATACGATCCATCTCGGCATCGTGTCGATCGATACACTTTTCTACACGACGTCCGGAACGGTCGTCATGATGACGGTGCTCGGTGGCATGGGAACTTATTTCGGACCCTTCATCGGCGCTGCGCTGTTCCTGTGTCTCGAAGACTTGACGACGAACTGGACCTCGCATTGGCAGTTGATTGCGGGACTGATCTTCATTGCCTGCGTGCGCTTCTTCCCAGCCGGCGTCTGGGGCTCGCTCCTGGAAAGGATCCGAAAGTGAGCGATCACATCGTGCTCAGTGCGGAGAACGTCACCCTCCGCTACGGCAGCTTCACGGCGGTCGAGGGCGTCTCCGTTGCGTTTCGGGCGGGAGAACTCACCTCCATCATCGGTCCGAACGGAGCAGGCAAGAGCAGCTTCTTCAACGTGATTTCGGGGGCTCGAACGCCGAGCGCGGGACGAATTATCTTCGAGGGGCGAGACATTACCGGATTGCCGCAGCATCGTTATGTGCACGCCGGGATATCGAAGTCGTTCCAGATCACCAACGTGTTCCCGGCGCTGACGGCGCACGAGAACGTCAGGTTGGCGGCCCAGGCGACGGTCGGAGGCAAAAACTTCTGGTCGAAGCGATCGGCCCTGACGGCGACGGACGAAACGGCGGTCCGATTGCTCAATGAGGTAGGTCTGAGCGGTGTTGGAAGGCGACGCGCTTCCGAACTCGCTCACGGGCAGCAGCGCGCCCTGGAGATCGCGATGTCGCTGGCTTGCTCTCCCCGCCTGCTTCTGATGGACGAACCGACGGCCGGGATGAGTCCCGAAGAGACGAAAGACATGGTCTCGCTGATCGAGCGTCTCGCGCAGACAAAAACCGTGGTGCTCGTCGAGCACAAGATGAAGCTGGTGCTGGGCATCAGTCGACGGATCGTCGTCCTCCATCATGGGAAACTGCTCGCCGACGGCACCCCGGACGAGGTGCGCAACGATCCCGAAGTGAAGCGGGTCTATCTGGGGCAGGAGGCGCATTGATGCTGGTCGTAAACGGTCTCAATGCCTGGTACGCCCGCAGCCACGTGATCCAGGACGTCACCTTCGAGGTGGAGCGCGGCGAGATCGTCACCCTGCTCGGACGTAACGGCGCGGGCAAGACGACGACGCTTCGGGCGATCATGGGGCTTGTGGCCAGGCGTTCGGGATCCGTGACCTTCAAGGGCAGCGAGATTCTCCCGCGGCCCACCTGGAAACGCTTTGTCGACGGGCTGGCCTACGTTCCCGAACAGCGCGGGATCGTTCCGGGCCTGACCGTCCTCGAAAATCTCCGGCTGGGCCTGGTCGCGGCGCCATCACGACTGGACGAGCAGGAGGTCATCGATCGGATGGCCTCGACATTTCCACGTCTCAAGCAGCGGCTGAACCAGGAAGCTGTGACCCTGTCCGGCGGCGAGCAGCAGATGCTCGCGATTGCAAGGGCGATGGCGTCGGGGCCGTCCCTGGTAATGCTCGACGAGCCGTCCGAAGGGATCATGCCGGTCCTCGTCAAGGAGATGTTCGATTACTTCGCACGACTTCGCGATCAGGGAACGACCATTTTGCTGGTTGAGCAAAACGTCGAACTGGCCCTCAAAATTTCTGATCGCGCCTACATCATCGATCAGGGCCAAATCGTGCACGAAGGTCGCGCCGCGAGCCTGCTCGCCGACGCGGCGATCCAGGAGAAGTATTGCTCGGTATAGGCCAAAATCCAGGGCACGACATGAGACGAGTCCGGCGCGTCGACCGTCTCGGCGGTGTGCCGTCATGCCCTTGGCGCAGGGTCGGACCGTTCGGCGCAGATCGTTCAAAACGCGTGGCAAAGAGACAAGAGCCGATTTCGCCGACCTGATACAGCCGCTGTCATCCAGGAGGCTGGCCGGGTGAAGTTCAGATTTGTCTTCTTTTCGTTGGCTTCAGCCGCGATCGCAGGGAGCCTGGTTGCGATATTCTACGCCTGGCAACCGTCAATCGCGCCAATTGTCTCCGAGGGTCCGTTCGATTCAGCGCTGGTGCGCAAGGGAGCACAGCTTGCGCTGCTCGGCGATTGCGTTACGTGCCATACCGCCGACGGCGGAGCGGCCTATGCCGGCGGCCTTGCCATGCCGACCCCCTTCGGCACCATCTATTCGACCAACATCACGCCCGATCCGGACACCGGAATCGGTCACTGGTCGGAACAGGCCTTTGTCCGGGCACTTCGCGCAGGTGTCGATCGGGAGGGGCGCCATCTCTATCCGGCCTTTCCCTACGACCACTTCACTTTGGTGTCGAATGAGGACGCCAGGGCGCTTTATGCCTTCTTCATGTCGAGAGATCCGGTCAAGGCGGCGGCACGACCGAACGAACTTCCGTTTCCGATCAATATTCGCCTCGTGCTTGCTGGCTGGAAACTGCTTTTTCTGCGGCAAGATCGTTTCGTCCCTGACCCCGCGCGTGATGCGAAGTGGAACAGGGGGAAGTATCTCGTCGACGGACTCGGCCATTGCGGCGCCTGTCACTCGCCGCGCAACCTGATGGGAGCGGAGGAAAAATCTCGCGGTTTCGCGGGGGGCGAAGCGGAAGGCTGGCACGCTTATGCGCTCGGCGCCTCTTCGCACGCGGCCGTTCCATGGGACGAAGCATCCCTCGCGGAATATTTGGCGAATGGGTTCCACGCTATGCACGGTGTCGCGAAAGGACCGATGGCGAATGTGCTCGACAACCTTGCACAGGTCGACCGCGCGGACGTGGACTCGATGGCTCACTATCTCGCTTCATTGGCTGACCGCCGCAGCGAGGCGCCTGTTGAAGTTGCACCAAACGCTCGAGCTGCGGCGCCGTCCGGTCCGGGCAAAATGCCCCAGGCGGCGGGTGCACAGGCTGCGACGCCGGCGGTTGCGGGCGATGCCGGTGCGGCCATCTATGCTGCAGCGTGCGCCTCATGCCATGAGAGCGCGCGGCCGTTGCCGCTGGGCGGAGCAGCTTTGTCCAGGTCCTCAGCGCTGACCGGGGAAAGCCCGACAAATCTCGTGAACGTCGTCATGCAGGGTTTGCCGGCCGCTGACGGCACGGCACGTCCCATCATGCCGGGCTTCGCTGACGTGCTCAGCGACAGCCAACTCATCGACCTCGTGCACTTTGTTCGCGAGCGCTTCTCCGGGAAGCAGGACTGGACGGACGTCGCAACGGCAATCCGCGCTGCAAGGTCGACGCGAGAATTTGCGCGGCGTTCTACCGCTAACAACGCTCGATGAGGCCGCATGTCAAACCTTACCATCAATGAAAAAACGATATCAGTCAGCGCATCGCCGGACACGCCGTTGCTCTACGTCCTGCGCGACGAGCTCGGCCTCAACGCCGCAAAGTACGGCTGCGGGCTTGGGCAATGTGGTGCGTGCACGGTGATTGTCGATGGAGCCGCGGTGTTATCCTGCGTAACGCCCTTGGGTTTGTTGGAAGGGCGTCGCGTGACGACGCTTGAAGGTTTGGGCTCGGCGGACGCTCCCGGCCCCATGCAGCGGGCCTTTATCGCCGAGCAGGCCGCGCAGTGCGGATTTTGCATCCCCGGCGTGATGATGCGCGCCCAGGCGCTTCTGGATCGCAATCCCAACGCGACAGACGCCGCTATTCGCGCTGAACTCCAGCCGCATCTGTGCCGCTGCGGCACTCATATGCGCATACTCCGTGCGATCAGGCGCGCCTCTGACGAGAGGAAAGCCAAGGCGGCCGATGCGAGGTCGCCGCAATGACGATCTCCATCTCGCGACGTGCGGTGCTGGCCGGTACTGGCGCTCTGATCGTCGCGTTTCAAATGCATGGCGCCTCGGCCCAAACCGAGACCGGCAAGGGCGACGGTCCGTCGAAGCGTGGCCTGCCGGGTAGTCTGGATGACACCCCGAGGATTGATTCCTGGATTCGTGTCGAAGCCTCGGGCGCCGTCACGATTCTGACCGGAAAGGCCGAACTTGGGCAGGGTCTCAAGACCGCGTTACTGCAGGTT
This genomic interval from Bradyrhizobium sp. NP1 contains the following:
- a CDS encoding ABC transporter ATP-binding protein — its product is MSDHIVLSAENVTLRYGSFTAVEGVSVAFRAGELTSIIGPNGAGKSSFFNVISGARTPSAGRIIFEGRDITGLPQHRYVHAGISKSFQITNVFPALTAHENVRLAAQATVGGKNFWSKRSALTATDETAVRLLNEVGLSGVGRRRASELAHGQQRALEIAMSLACSPRLLLMDEPTAGMSPEETKDMVSLIERLAQTKTVVLVEHKMKLVLGISRRIVVLHHGKLLADGTPDEVRNDPEVKRVYLGQEAH
- a CDS encoding branched-chain amino acid ABC transporter permease; the encoded protein is MRLIAVQTQCNEASLVDERPSPFGWPERHRVLVSAAVLAALPAVAPHPALAINILIYGLFATGFNLLFGYTGLLSLGHAAFFGAGAYGCGLAIVALHLPWYAAILGGIAFAALAGAVIGGLAIRTSGVYFGMVTLALAQCLYFIFYQWTSVTGGESGLRGVSVPAIDLGPLHLSLLDPLSKFYFLLFFVVLALAAFSRILESPFGAVIEGIRENENRARASGYALRSTKWMSFVLSAAFCGLAGALNTIHLGIVSIDTLFYTTSGTVVMMTVLGGMGTYFGPFIGAALFLCLEDLTTNWTSHWQLIAGLIFIACVRFFPAGVWGSLLERIRK
- a CDS encoding FAD binding domain-containing protein, giving the protein MGKRAVVVGGSISGLFAAALLRKAGWSVDVFERSDVELKGRGAGIVSHGELQDILVESGAGIADLGVYVEDRVLFDRESRVIGHHHHPQIVTSWDRLQNLCRSVQPQGSYHLNHNLLDFAQDDDGVTVRFENGHTERADLLVAADGFRSAARNRLAPAVQPIYAGYVIWRALVDEADLDAETHAAVFEKFTFFVAPGHEVIGYPIAGPDNDLRPGKRRYNFVWYRNTDQARLDDMLTDDSGRAHAISIPPPLVRADVVREMREAAEAFMCAPMLQVLRAVKTAFFTPIYDLASPAMVFGRVALIGDAAFVGRPHVGLGVTKGAADAKCLADSLAAAGDDVTAGLRTFNDIRKPIGDRVVARGRELGALLTQADGAATHDYDDLLRNTAADHFLRP
- a CDS encoding ABC transporter ATP-binding protein; this encodes MLVVNGLNAWYARSHVIQDVTFEVERGEIVTLLGRNGAGKTTTLRAIMGLVARRSGSVTFKGSEILPRPTWKRFVDGLAYVPEQRGIVPGLTVLENLRLGLVAAPSRLDEQEVIDRMASTFPRLKQRLNQEAVTLSGGEQQMLAIARAMASGPSLVMLDEPSEGIMPVLVKEMFDYFARLRDQGTTILLVEQNVELALKISDRAYIIDQGQIVHEGRAASLLADAAIQEKYCSV
- a CDS encoding ABC transporter substrate-binding protein gives rise to the protein MTSHPRSGGLSRRSAFKVATGAMLFSALGRPASAQPAPIKVGFPVPLTGPYGSEAADQVRCAQLAIEDFNRTGGLNGRPAELLVRDDKLNPAEAVSRTLELIEKDKVDMVVGSLSGAVQLAVNDACKARGMIYNALSLSDRINEASDFGPTTYHEGMAPHFSVGALGRYVFANMGKKVAYLIADYEFGYEMRRAFQTIGDQMGAQVVAEVKHPLGAQDFSSLFPRFISAKPDILCVLNFGRDQLNALKQANEFGLKDRMKIVVGALSSTQRIAGGADAYADVVGASNYYWAAEDMYASSKAFNAAYAAKYKGGVPSDYGSYGYGGVRSMLELARKAGAVDPAALSAAVGTGFDFDLYKGPQRIRACDHQSVQSVFILKSKSEAQMKTTHDTFEIVSVAQADEGMLRSCAELGHKS
- a CDS encoding cytochrome c, with translation MKFRFVFFSLASAAIAGSLVAIFYAWQPSIAPIVSEGPFDSALVRKGAQLALLGDCVTCHTADGGAAYAGGLAMPTPFGTIYSTNITPDPDTGIGHWSEQAFVRALRAGVDREGRHLYPAFPYDHFTLVSNEDARALYAFFMSRDPVKAAARPNELPFPINIRLVLAGWKLLFLRQDRFVPDPARDAKWNRGKYLVDGLGHCGACHSPRNLMGAEEKSRGFAGGEAEGWHAYALGASSHAAVPWDEASLAEYLANGFHAMHGVAKGPMANVLDNLAQVDRADVDSMAHYLASLADRRSEAPVEVAPNARAAAPSGPGKMPQAAGAQAATPAVAGDAGAAIYAAACASCHESARPLPLGGAALSRSSALTGESPTNLVNVVMQGLPAADGTARPIMPGFADVLSDSQLIDLVHFVRERFSGKQDWTDVATAIRAARSTREFARRSTANNAR
- a CDS encoding (2Fe-2S)-binding protein — encoded protein: MSNLTINEKTISVSASPDTPLLYVLRDELGLNAAKYGCGLGQCGACTVIVDGAAVLSCVTPLGLLEGRRVTTLEGLGSADAPGPMQRAFIAEQAAQCGFCIPGVMMRAQALLDRNPNATDAAIRAELQPHLCRCGTHMRILRAIRRASDERKAKAADARSPQ
- a CDS encoding branched-chain amino acid ABC transporter permease gives rise to the protein MGDVSLGLLELQFLTGLALGCIFVLVATGLTLIFGLLNVVNFAHGAFYATGAYLGVFAFGLTGSFWISLVAVPLGMAALGMAIEKFLLRPLYGLDPSYPLLATFGVGYVLVELIRILFGTDGIPFSAPGAFRGSVLLGDISFPRYRIFVMCATVALLTALWLFIEKTSYGLIVRAGAKSPEIVEVLGVDTSKVWLLVFAIGTAVAGLAGFLAAPMRGVIPEMGVNVLIEAFVVTVVGGMGSLAGAVIAGLAMGVIISITSFFAADFSNVVMFAIMAAVLLVRPQGLFGRLDAAR
- a CDS encoding TetR/AcrR family transcriptional regulator encodes the protein MTNLDTSRVRTRASKRKKAAKPARKALAAGAKPSRSARLSPDARKKLIVEEAIKYFAEVGFDAGTRPLAARLGVTQPLIFRYFPNKDDLLQAVYSEVFLSRWRIEWEHLLEDRSRPLRDRLIEFYNSYTDVIFHPKWMRIFLFAGLKALDLNRWYIKFVEERVHKRVCAEIRAENGIARSGPISGLELELYWDFHGGIFYYGVRRFAYGVPVHLDLPAFIEASVDNLLKGMPAVVAKHR